The following nucleotide sequence is from Anopheles stephensi strain Indian chromosome 3, UCI_ANSTEP_V1.0, whole genome shotgun sequence.
AGGGACGGATTGAAAGCCGCCACCAGACCAAAATTATCGTTGCTACAGCTATCACCATTCGCACCGTGCAAACCCTCGCCGTAGCTGAAGATTTGGTTCAGGTTCAGAAAGTTGTGCATCGTACCGGACGTATCGGTCGCGAGCGAATGCATATCAGGCCCGCCGTTCGAGTGCAGATTATTATTACCGTCCGTCGGTTTGCAGTCGATACCGGTACTGCTGCCATTGCTGCCggagctgctgttgctactgttACTACTGCTACTATTGCTTTCGTTCAGATTGCTAAGCAGATCGGTACCGGAGTACCGCCCGGCCGTCGGGGCGGACGAAGCCGTCGAACCGGACCCGTCCTGGCCGGTGGACGTTTGGGCGGGTGAAGCAGCTGGCGAGGAGGCGCTGGAAGAATGATTCGAGCAGTTGGTTGGCAATTTGTTTGGCGAAGCGGAGGAAGCGGAGATCGTGCTGGAAGAAGCCGTCGTAGAAGACGAGATGGAGGCAAGCGTCGGAATGGAAGCACTCGTTGGTGTGCGCTGCTGGATGTCAAGTCGTTCCTTTTCCTGCCGTTCGAGTTCGCGCGCTAGGTCACTGTGGCCGTAGTCTCGGGCCACCTCGACCGGAGACTTCTGCGCGTGGTTGCGAACGTTCAGGGCGTTCTGGTTCCACTTGTACAGTATGATGGCCGTCTCGGTGTGTCCCCGAGAGCAGGCAAGTGTCTAAGGAACGTGAAGGAATTAAGGAAGGTTATGTCCAATCCAATTTCTCGAATGAGGTTGAAACTTACCAGCGGCGTGTAACCATCCTTATCCTGACTGAGAGCGTCTATTTCAGCCTCCAGAATGACATTCGAGTTCTCTGCCTTCCAGGTGAGCATAGTGCGTACCAATTTGGCATAGCCGAGAGCTGCTGCCAGATGGAGCAGCGTCATACCCTGATGCTTATCAATAAACGGTCCCGGAGTTACGGAACGCCACATTTTCGCTGTCAGTGTCTCACAGTAGTTTACCAGCCGATCCTCAAAGTTGTTCTGCTTGAACAACAGCGTGTCTTCAGGCTAGAAAGAAAAGCCATAAAGAGCGTAATGATTTGCTATCCAACATCGAACCTCCAGTCCACTTACCAACTCGCCCGGTTCGACCTTTATCTGCAGCTTCTCGTCGATCGATTCGAGCCGATTGAGCAGGTTAAACTTGTACAGCATATCGTTACCGTTGCCCTCACACTTCGTCTCAAACTTTGGCGGAGATTTGTACTCAAAGTTGACCGCATTGGATATCACAAAACCATCACAGGCGACCTGCAGCGTCACGACACCGACCTCGTGCGCCGGACAGTAGCACCGGAGCACACCGTCCTGCACGAGCGTCGTCGGCACCGGGAACGAATCGAATAATACTGTATAGGCGGAGCTGGCACTCCACGGTCCCGTCACCAGCACCTTGATGCCACCCTCGGGATAAGCCCACTCGGGACTGAAGTCCGTAATGGTGGACGCGTTCGGGATCGGTTGGGAtggctgtggctgctgctgctgctgctgctgctcgttctGCACGTGGTGTTTGTACTGTCCGAGCTCACTGCCACTGTCACCGGCAAGCTCTCCTCCACCGGTCGTATCATCCGTACCGTCATCGGTGCTATCACGCAAGAACTCATTCTTTGCATCCAGCTCCAACTCCGGGAACTCCACCAGCATATCGAACGCATCCAAATTGACGAACACATCGTCATCCACCGTACCATGGTTATCGCCACAGTTTTCGATGAAGTCCATCGGATTGATCTCCCCATTCATGGCGTCATCCGTGGGCGTACTATCGTGCCCGGGGACGTGTCCACCAAGTGGCATGTTAGCGCTAAGCGTTTTCTGAATATCCTCCTGGGACAGATCGAGCGTTTCGTTGAAGAATGGCAGATTGTCGTGGTGATGATGGGTTGGACCACTGTTCTCCATGCTCTGTACCGGACTCGCCATCGGGGTGTGTTCCTGATACCCAAATATGCTCTCGAACGACTGCTTCTCGGACGTTCCACCCGTTGTGGTAGACGATGGTGAACTACTCGACGGCTGTGACGACTGTCTTGTCTGGTGATGCGTTAGGGAAGGAACGGGCGAAGATGAAGCATCCATCATCTCCTGCTTCGCAATTGAACCTGAGGATGCTTCCGTTTTGATGGACCCATCGGTATCCTTATCGTTGGACTTCTGGTGCTGCGATTGGCACACGTACGATTGCTGTTGGCCGTTCAGAATCAACAAACTTCCAGGCGCACCAAGATTCTGCAATCGAAAACGCAAGACATCCATTAGATTTTAAAGcggaaaacaaaagcgaagTAATCGATACTAACCTGACCCAAACTTAGCACCAACGGAGGGGTCGATGTCGCAACCGATGCACCGTTACCATTAATCGAAATTCGATTATGATGAACCGTACCCTGGCCACTTTGGCTATTCCCATTCGACATCGCGCCCGACCCACTCGAGTCACCGCATGTTCCATTCGCTCCGGACTGCTGATTCGCGCCGAGTCCATTCGATGGACGATTGGTTTGACCGGTGGTTCCGATCATTGATATATGATTCTCGTTGCTGCCGTTTAGATTGATGTCGCGTGCATCGCGAGCTCCCCCAGGTACGCCGTTCACCGTGCTGGACCGGTCCGGGCCTGTTCCGGTGCCGTTCCCATTCGACGGTGTCACTTGACTGTTGGAGTGGCCAATGGCGGTTAATTGATTGCTACCGACATTACTGCCACTGGTGTtactggtgttgttgttgttgttgttgctgctgctgttggtgctgttgctgctggacgAATTACTGTTGCCGTTCATCGTAAGCGTATGTTGCTGTTGAGCATGAGGATGTCCATGGTGTGAATGAGAGTGCACACTGGGGAGCTGTTGCTGGGGATGGTGATGtggatgttgctgctgttggtgatgttgctgctgctgctgctgctgctgatgctgattgcTTGTGATAATCATGGCCGAACGATGTCCTCCGAGATGATTGCTTTGCGAGCCACCGCCAATGCCGTTTGTAATGTGACTACTGACACTTGTTAATTGTGAGCTAGTGTTACTGCCGCTCAGCGAAACCAGAGCGGACGGGTTTTGATTGCCGGGCCTAATTGAATTCTGACCGGTGAGGCTCTGCGCCGAGGTAGGAATGACTTGGAAGTGTATCGACGAGTCGAGCGTCTTCGGTGTGATGGCGCGTGCCCCATTCGGATCGAGGATTGTGTGCTGgggatgttgctgttgttgctgctgctgctgctgctgctcaacaCGCCCAGTCGCCATCCTTCGATTATCCAACCATCGGGGATACATCTACAGAATGGTGGGAAGGAAAACCGAGTGCATATTATAATGCTCGAGTTTAATTGAGATTTTGTGGCTAGCGACAATTGCCATCCGGATGCCACCTTCTCCCATATACCTACCCGAGAACCGATCAGCACGTTCGGAgccgtaccaccaccaccaccaccgtgtccATCCGTACGTTTGCCCAGCTCCTGCACACTCTTTGCCGCACTGATGCGTCGCATCGGATGCGAACAAGACTTCCCATCGGCACAGTTCGCATCGGGACAGCCACACTCGAGCTGCTTCACCAGGGCCGTTTGTCGTGCCATCCGTTGCTTCTCCATCAGCTGGCTCACGATCGCTTCCACCGTTTCGGCCGTCGAGATTTCAATCTCGTTCGCCGTGTCCGGTTCGTCCTCGCTGAAAACTGTGGGAAAAACTAACTCGTCCGATCAGTGAAGGCAGTTACTTATTTGACACCGCACaggaccatttttttgttagtgtGCTCTACTTACACATTGGCTTCAGCTGGCTGACCAGCTCCTCCTTCGTCCACTCCTTCTTGTCGCCCCAGAGCGCCAGGTTCGGTGTGATGACGGCCATCTTGTTGTCGTCCGGATAGGGCACGTTCAGGTAGTGTACGAGCACAATGTCCGGGTTTTGCAGCAGCCAGTAGCAACGCCGATGGAAGGTGGGCAGGATGGCCGAGTGGACGTAGCAACCGTAGATGCACTCCGTGCCCTGCACCTTCAGCTTCATGTGGTCTTCGCGGGTCGTTTTGCCATCCTTGCGCTTTTTCCAGCAGTATCCGTCACGCCGGTAGCGTACCTTTTTCCTGGAGTATAACAGCATCGAACCGCTTTTTGGTCTGGAAAGATGATTAGTAATTTAAGGTGATTAGATAATTTATGATTTCATCAAGAATAAAAATTCACGTGGCACAATATTCACATTCAAAACAACACTAACAGTATTGTTTAGATAACTATTGTCATAAGAGATTATCTCAAATCTATGATAAGAAGAGTCATCTTTCATCTAACAAATTTCAGGTGTTTAAATACTTAAACGTCTCTTCAAATATCTGTTTTATCCTATAAAAGCAAGTGTTAGTACTCTACTgacaaaattaataaactcAAGCTCAAAACCCATCTTCATATTTTTTCCATTCCCTTATCCCACTCTAATTGATACGACCCAATTCCAGGTGACTTCATTCCCAAACCTTCTCCCGTCCTTCTCTCTAACACTCGCTACCCCCCCTCTCCCTGCACAAAACGCTATTGGTTCCGGTAGAATGGTTCCTTAAGCGGACTGGTACCTGCCAACCGCTCGAACCGAGTGTGAAGAACGCAAAGAAATGGATCGTTACCGTCGAATGAAATTTAATGACCCGTTTTAATTTCCATTGGTGCTCCAAACCGGCAAGACACGAGCGCCCTGGCACGTGGCGATGATAATCCTTAACGTGCCTGGGTCGCTTTGAACCGGAACGGGGAGTACCGGGGCGGTGTGAGAAACCGGTGGGAAAACTCTCATGCGTAAAGTATTCGAAGGTATCGAACTGACTAGCACGGGACAGACATTCCCCGAGCGTAGGGAGGGGGTTTGTGGTTAGTACTGGCACGTTCCTTCACCTGTGGGTGTAgtaaaaatgtgaaaattgAACCTAAACCCTCTGTCCGGAGGGGTGTGGCGTCGATTGGATgtgttattaaatttaattagatTGACATCAACTTTTACAGGGAAAATTCAAGGGAGATGGTTCAGGATTACTGGAGCTCCCATTTGGTGGGAACAATCTCTCCGGTGGCTATTATCGTAGCGATGTCAAAATGTCATCATCAGTTGGGGTCAACCGCTCGGCGTAATGACATAATTATCAATTGCTTTTTGCAGGTGCTCAAGTATCAATTACAAAGGTGTTACCATTCTCTGTTATCACCTGAATGAAAAGGATACGATACGGATTCTGAACGTAGCAATtatgagcgtgtgtgtgtgtgtgtgtgtggaaatatCTGCCGAACCATAAACTATTCCTCGTCAAGATCCATGCGTCGTGATAGAAACCGTGTTATAATGCATGTTTATGAGGTTTAATTCTTCCGGAGACAAATAGGTCCCACAAAGGGGCTTCAGCTCTCAGTTGGCGAAGCAGTTGTTTAAACACCCTTCAAAGATGGGAGGAAAAGAAGGCAACTAGCTGTTATAATTACACCCCTCATACGAAGGGGCCTTCCGTTTAATTACTTCTTCAGCCAGCCAACTGCTATCTTCATCTAGCTTCGCGGCGTTAATCAACCCCACACAACGGGGTGGCCGGAAAGTGTTGTACTATTTTTCAACAAGACGTAGAGCATCGCTTTACACGCAAAACTATTGCATACATTAGGTCGGCTAACTAGCTTAACCCAATTTATTTGTCAAACGATGTGAAAAAGCCAACTAGCTTTATCAGCGATGCTAATAAATTTCCGATCCCGAGCACTACCGAGCGCACTACCCGGCCGGCGTCTGTACGTTCTGGGGCGTTCTTCGCAAGCCACACTTCCGGGGTTCGCGAATGGAAGCGAATAATTAACTTCTCACATATTTTTCCCAACCCGGCAACCGGTTCGGTACGGTACCACGCTCAAGAACAGACGCACTCGCGAAAACACCAACGCGACAGTTTATTTGCGACTAGCGAAAGAAGCCACCTACGTGTGGCTGGAGTTGTGCGTCGGTTAGGCATAGTTTTCCTCCGCTTGTGCGGCTTCTCTGGTTGCCAGACGCGTGGAGCAAATCACggtgaacacacacacacgcatactgAGGAAGCAGGATTTCTAAACGCGCCAAAGGATATAAATTACCTTTTAGCAATGCACTTTCCTATCCCACACtctgatacacacacacgtacgcacacacacagagtgttTGGAACCTAACTTCGAACGAGGCGAACTTCGGTCGGAAGCGTTGGAATGCGTTTGAAACTTTCCCTACGCTTTCCCTTGCGAATCCTTAATTAATTCGCGGCAAAAGTGCATGCTGGCCGTTCGCGAACATGGCCGTGCGATGGTGCTTCGGTTCGGTGCGGTTCGAAAGCACCGTACAGTGAAAGCGTTCAAAGGACTGGCAAAGGACGTTCGGTTGCATTCCAGTTTTGAGTAATTGTTCCGCCGGCCAATCATTCTCGATTGCTGGCTGTTTGTTGATTGTTGAATGGAAAACCTGTAGCGTTTTGGAAGCGAGGGAACAGTTTAATAAATTAGGAAGGAAGTTTATGAGCGTCAATTAAGATGATGTTCGAACAGGtttgaacgataaaacaattgagagaatttttttaaagaaatttagaaaatatttCAGGTAGTATTGGTAAGCTTTTATCATTTGTTGATTACTTTGCCtagtttttaaaattaaatctttttttattttgtcagGTTGTAGATCTTATTTAATTTTCTAAAGACCtttctttaaaatttttattaaaaataattacgaATAATTGATCGAATTGAAACAATCAGGGTCTAAACAGCACTCAGCCTTAACGGAACAGCAAATGACACCCAaagtaacgcttcgtaacgcttCTTTAAACAGTCTGCATGTTTCAACCcttattcaatttttttttctactcggTCTTCGGATAATTCTTCatgtaaatttaataaacagAATTGTAGGTGAAAAAACATATTTCGTTTCATAAATCCTATATTGTAATTATCATATTTAACACCAAGATGAATGTCCTCCTATTACCAATTCAAACTGGAGTAACGTGTTAAAACATCAGCCGATAAGCTTTTCTGCCGATTTTACATTATCTAAATCCCCCACACACAGCTACCATTCATAACATTGACTTATGAAGAGCAACATTAAAGTCAACAGCCACAGATGCTCGTCCCCTGAATGCGAAAGAAGGAAACCTTATCGGTCAACGAAAAACTAGGTCGCCCCCATATACAGCTCACTAAATCCCTGTGCCGGTGTCAGTTGTACACCCCAAACCGAAAAATGACCACGTGCACCTCATTCGCGCGTCCAGCCAGTAGGAACGTGTAAGCCCTACGTCAGCTGTAAAAA
It contains:
- the LOC118511369 gene encoding uncharacterized protein LOC118511369 isoform X5 — its product is MMAGYRHLPPHHQARPGMYHPLAGHGMLYPPQPAHGGPTMGSLQQQQQQQQQHQQQQAGAQMSSHSHHPQQQQQQQQQGGSSAGHHQPPIPPPLPPMHTMHPQQSQAHHPAAAHAHPPHPHHMLTRHYLGMHAGHPRLHGLNMTSSMPLNANGEPIKLPDNLESLPRADHFPTQRHRWNTNEEIAAILISFDKHSEWQSKEVKTRPKSGSMLLYSRKKVRYRRDGYCWKKRKDGKTTREDHMKLKVQGTECIYGCYVHSAILPTFHRRCYWLLQNPDIVLVHYLNVPYPDDNKMAVITPNLALWGDKKEWTKEELVSQLKPMFFPTVFSEDEPDTANEIEISTAETVEAIVSQLMEKQRMARQTALVKQLECGCPDANCADGKSCSHPMRRISAAKSVQELGKRTDGHGGGGGGTAPNVLIGSRMYPRWLDNRRMATGRVEQQQQQQQQQQHPQHTILDPNGARAITPKTLDSSIHFQVIPTSAQSLTGQNSIRPGNQNPSALVSLSGSNTSSQLTSVSSHITNGIGGGSQSNHLGGHRSAMIITSNQHQQQQQQQQHHQQQQHPHHHPQQQLPSVHSHSHHGHPHAQQQHTLTMNGNSNSSSSNSTNSSSNNNNNNTSNTSGSNVGSNQLTAIGHSNSQVTPSNGNGTGTGPDRSSTVNGVPGGARDARDINLNGSNENHISMIGTTGQTNRPSNGLGANQQSGANGTCGDSSGSGAMSNGNSQSGQGTVHHNRISINGNGASVATSTPPLVLSLGQNLGAPGSLLILNGQQQSYVCQSQHQKSNDKDTDGSIKTEASSGSIAKQEMMDASSSPVPSLTHHQTRQSSQPSSSSPSSTTTGGTSEKQSFESIFGYQEHTPMASPVQSMENSGPTHHHHDNLPFFNETLDLSQEDIQKTLSANMPLGGHVPGHDSTPTDDAMNGEINPMDFIENCGDNHGTVDDDVFVNLDAFDMLVEFPELELDAKNEFLRDSTDDGTDDTTGGGELAGDSGSELGQYKHHVQNEQQQQQQQPQPSQPIPNASTITDFSPEWAYPEGGIKVLVTGPWSASSAYTVLFDSFPVPTTLVQDGVLRCYCPAHEVGVVTLQVACDGFVISNAVNFEYKSPPKFETKCEGNGNDMLYKFNLLNRLESIDEKLQIKVEPGELPEDTLLFKQNNFEDRLVNYCETLTAKMWRSVTPGPFIDKHQGMTLLHLAAALGYAKLVRTMLTWKAENSNVILEAEIDALSQDKDGYTPLTLACSRGHTETAIILYKWNQNALNVRNHAQKSPVEVARDYGHSDLARELERQEKERLDIQQRTPTSASIPTLASISSSTTASSSTISASSASPNKLPTNCSNHSSSASSPAASPAQTSTGQDGSGSTASSAPTAGRYSGTDLLSNLNESNSSSSNSSNSSSGSNGSSTGIDCKPTDGNNNLHSNGGPDMHSLATDTSGTMHNFLNLNQIFSYGEGLHGANGDSCSNDNFGLVAAFNPSLSPTALSPYSEMKGSCSSTGSQSGGLHYGMENTNSNPMLSNALSPNSDSNRSHDGVFLRPGAVYSSQSPPGARLSKRSSIDSGINMDNRSVALSRTGKTFRDAGQRTNRMDRSMSLPLASGGGQPSGKNQPGTPSSTAGGDREADSFSLSLSERTTESPSQVSSNVSLLSPLRKMDFALCEVSATESSPMCEDADSLQEDDCHHQLPDSMDMGQGGTGGNGAGAVTSAVGDSDAKVLTLAEQIIAAMPERIKNESEETMYLGSPLPDSLNEDTSGMGILNDTFMEPLLDSLPSSQFDQEFNFEFSDHNYRYHDVGTPCSSLSPASSGPLQSPASYSIPQDHPVGSPSPPPTTQDFTEFLQSSNGTVRPFEADFSNLKLNDREQRELYEAAKCIQKAYRSYKGRKSRMEEQDKERTAAVVIQNYYRRYKQYAYYRQMTQAALVIQNGYRSYCENKRFKKAQTSQQQQQPVTSSEEDKASAQCLETYYQNFRNEQKQQQSPQQQQQNNQQGGSASKEPSPSGPLKRTYSQRTQNQAARKIQQFMRQSKNNTWDEQMTNLATERTSRKREAGPPTQGGVPPKLAVSRTARGTAYQRSKVN
- the LOC118511369 gene encoding uncharacterized protein LOC118511369 isoform X2, with protein sequence MTSQAVYCLSLQIRPTAEEGNATASAANGGNEQQQLGGKSVVAASGAATMVSNASTMVTTSGATLLSGLEKSGVTISAEASRALQTHALQIAHSQIVTTSQSPATVTVATSQQQQQQQHSNIILVRGSRSENGQIILQNTHELLSLLSDEDKPIFLQHQRLTTTSAGATITKAHTTKTLSEAAGTGGASTILFQPAIKSGTLEGISGVGGGGSTILLQSDALKKGTTLEVGSSSTAGSTGGPIFLQQRLSKNGTEGPILLRTLKRLDKSQSILVIRNATTAGTVATAGSTVVAASAAGSGGISVSTAGGATLAKVKPISTPTTTVVTVTAAPVGGGSGVGGAIARRVQEEAEEKKEPVTVAKVVHKTNNMPLGTDGEPIKLPDNLESLPRADHFPTQRHRWNTNEEIAAILISFDKHSEWQSKEVKTRPKSGSMLLYSRKKVRYRRDGYCWKKRKDGKTTREDHMKLKVQGTECIYGCYVHSAILPTFHRRCYWLLQNPDIVLVHYLNVPYPDDNKMAVITPNLALWGDKKEWTKEELVSQLKPMFFSEDEPDTANEIEISTAETVEAIVSQLMEKQRMARQTALVKQLECGCPDANCADGKSCSHPMRRISAAKSVQELGKRTDGHGGGGGGTAPNVLIGSRMYPRWLDNRRMATGRVEQQQQQQQQQQHPQHTILDPNGARAITPKTLDSSIHFQVIPTSAQSLTGQNSIRPGNQNPSALVSLSGSNTSSQLTSVSSHITNGIGGGSQSNHLGGHRSAMIITSNQHQQQQQQQQHHQQQQHPHHHPQQQLPSVHSHSHHGHPHAQQQHTLTMNGNSNSSSSNSTNSSSNNNNNNTSNTSGSNVGSNQLTAIGHSNSQVTPSNGNGTGTGPDRSSTVNGVPGGARDARDINLNGSNENHISMIGTTGQTNRPSNGLGANQQSGANGTCGDSSGSGAMSNGNSQSGQGTVHHNRISINGNGASVATSTPPLVLSLGQNLGAPGSLLILNGQQQSYVCQSQHQKSNDKDTDGSIKTEASSGSIAKQEMMDASSSPVPSLTHHQTRQSSQPSSSSPSSTTTGGTSEKQSFESIFGYQEHTPMASPVQSMENSGPTHHHHDNLPFFNETLDLSQEDIQKTLSANMPLGGHVPGHDSTPTDDAMNGEINPMDFIENCGDNHGTVDDDVFVNLDAFDMLVEFPELELDAKNEFLRDSTDDGTDDTTGGGELAGDSGSELGQYKHHVQNEQQQQQQQPQPSQPIPNASTITDFSPEWAYPEGGIKVLVTGPWSASSAYTVLFDSFPVPTTLVQDGVLRCYCPAHEVGVVTLQVACDGFVISNAVNFEYKSPPKFETKCEGNGNDMLYKFNLLNRLESIDEKLQIKVEPGELPEDTLLFKQNNFEDRLVNYCETLTAKMWRSVTPGPFIDKHQGMTLLHLAAALGYAKLVRTMLTWKAENSNVILEAEIDALSQDKDGYTPLTLACSRGHTETAIILYKWNQNALNVRNHAQKSPVEVARDYGHSDLARELERQEKERLDIQQRTPTSASIPTLASISSSTTASSSTISASSASPNKLPTNCSNHSSSASSPAASPAQTSTGQDGSGSTASSAPTAGRYSGTDLLSNLNESNSSSSNSSNSSSGSNGSSTGIDCKPTDGNNNLHSNGGPDMHSLATDTSGTMHNFLNLNQIFSYGEGLHGANGDSCSNDNFGLVAAFNPSLSPTALSPYSEMKGSCSSTGSQSGGLHYGMENTNSNPMLSNALSPNSDSNRSHDGVFLRPGAVYSSQSPPGARLSKRSSIDSGINMDNRSVALSRTGKTFRDAGQRTNRMDRSMSLPLASGGGQPSGKNQPGTPSSTAGGDREADSFSLSLSERTTESPSQVSSNVSLLSPLRKMDFALCEVSATESSPMCEDADSLQEDDCHHQLPDSMDMGQGGTGGNGAGAVTSAVGDSDAKVLTLAEQIIAAMPERIKNESEETMYLGSPLPDSLNEDTSGMGILNDTFMEPLLDSLPSSQFDQEFNFEFSDHNYRYHDVGTPCSSLSPASSGPLQSPASYSIPQDHPVGSPSPPPTTQDFTEFLQSSNGTVRPFEADFSNLKLNDREQRELYEAAKCIQKAYRSYKGRKSRMEEQDKERTAAVVIQNYYRRYKQYAYYRQMTQAALVIQNGYRSYCENKRFKKAQTSQQQQQPVTSSEEDKASAQCLETYYQNFRNEQKQQQSPQQQQQNNQQGGSASKEPSPSGPLKRTYSQRTQNQAARKIQQFMRQSKNNTWDEQMTNLATERTSRKREAGPPTQGGVPPKLAVSRTARGTAYQRSKVN
- the LOC118511369 gene encoding uncharacterized protein LOC118511369 isoform X6, with the translated sequence MTSQAVYCLSLQIRPTAEEGNATASAANGGNEQQQLGGKSVVAASGAATMVSNASTMVTTSGATLLSGLEKSGVTISAEASRALQTHALQIAHSQIVTTSQSPATVTVATSQQQQQQQHSNIILVRGSRSENGQIILQNTHELLSLLSDEDKPIFLQHQRLTTTSAGATITKAHTTKTLSEAAGTGGASTILFQPAIKSGTLEGISGVGGGGSTILLQSDALKKGTTLEVGSSSTAGSTGGPIFLQQRLSKNGTEGPILLRTLKRLDKSQSILVIRNATTAGTVATAGSTVVAASAAGSGGISVSTAGGATLAKVKPISTPTTTVVTVTAAPVGGGSGVGGAIARRVQEEAEEKKEPVTVAKVVHKTNNMPLGTDGEPIKLPDNLESLPRADHFPTQRHRWNTNEEIAAILISFDKHSEWQSKEVKTRPKSGSMLLYSRKKVRYRRDGYCWKKRKDGKTTREDHMKLKVQGTECIYGCYVHSAILPTFHRRCYWLLQNPDIVLVHYLNVPYPDDNKMAVITPNLALWGDKKEWTKEELVSQLKPMFFSEDEPDTANEIEISTAETVEAIVSQLMEKQRMARQTALVKQLECGCPDANCADGKSCSHPMRRISAAKSVQELGKRTDGHGGGGGGTAPNVLIGSRMYPRWLDNRRMATGRVEQQQQQQQQQQHPQHTILDPNGARAITPKTLDSSIHFQVIPTSAQSLTGQNSIRPGNQNPSALVSLSGSNTSSQLTSVSSHITNGIGGGSQSNHLGGHRSAMIITSNQHQQQQQQQQHHQQQQHPHHHPQQQLPSVHSHSHHGHPHAQQQHTLTMNGNSNSSSSNSTNSSSNNNNNNTSNTSGSNVGSNQLTAIGHSNSQVTPSNGNGTGTGPDRSSTVNGVPGGARDARDINLNGSNENHISMIGTTGQTNRPSNGLGANQQSGANGTCGDSSGSGAMSNGNSQSGQGTVHHNRISINGNGASVATSTPPLVLSLGQNLGAPGSLLILNGQQQSYVCQSQHQKSNDKDTDGSIKTEASSGSIAKQEMMDASSSPVPSLTHHQTRQSSQPSSSSPSSTTTGGTSEKQSFESIFGYQEHTPMASPVQSMENSGPTHHHHDNLPFFNETLDLSQEDIQKTLSANMPLGGHVPGHDSTPTDDAMNGEINPMDFIENCGDNHGTVDDDVFVNLDAFDMLVEFPELELDAKNEFLRDSTDDGTDDTTGGGELAGDSGSELGQYKHHVQNEQQQQQQQPQPSQPIPNASTITDFSPEWAYPEGGIKVLVTGPWSASSAYTVLFDSFPVPTTLVQDGVLRCYCPAHEVGVVTLQVACDGFVISNAVNFEYKSPPKFETKCEGNGNDMLYKFNLLNRLESIDEKLQIKVEPGELPEDTLLFKQNNFEDRLVNYCETLTAKMWRSVTPGPFIDKHQGMTLLHLAAALGYAKLVRTMLTWKAENSNVILEAEIDALSQDKDGYTPLTLACSRGHTETAIILYKWNQNALNVRNHAQKSPVEVARDYGHSDLARELERQEKERLDIQQRTPTSASIPTLASISSSTTASSSTISASSASPNKLPTNCSNHSSSASSPAASPAQTSTGQDGSGSTASSAPTAGRYSGTDLLSNLNESNSSSSNSSNSSSGSNGSSTGIDCKPTDGNNNLHSNGGPDMHSLATDTSGTMHNFLNLNQIFSYGEGLHGANGDSCSNDNFGLVAAFNPSLSPTALSPYSEMKGSCSSTGSQSGGLHYGMENTNSNPMLSNALSPNSDSNRSHDGVFLRPGAVYSSQSPPGARLSKRSSIDSGINMDNRSVALSRTGKTFRDAGQRTNRMDRSMSLPLASGGGQPSGKNQPGTPSSTAGGDREADSFSLSLSERTTESPSQVSSNVSLLSPLRKMDFALCEVSATESSPMCEDADSLQEDDCHHQLPDSMDMGQGGTGGNGAGAVTSAVGDSDAKVLTLAEQIIAAMPERIKNESEETMYLGSPLPDSLNEDTSGMGILNDTFMEPLLDSLPSSQFDQEFNFEFSDHNYRYHDVGTPCSSLSPASSGPLQSPASYSIPQDHPVGSPSPPPTTQDFTEFLQSSNGTVRPFEADFSNLKLNDREQRELYEAAKCIQKAYRSYKGRKSRMEEQDKERTAAVVIQNYYRRYKQYAYYRQMTQAALVIQNGYRSYCENKRFKKAQTSQQQQQPVTSSEEDKASAQCLETYYQNFRNEQKQQQSPQQQQQNNQQGGSASKEPSPSGPLKRTYSQRTQNQAARKIQQFMRQSKNKLQRERAEKERLVHLRRVEYLQSLQCHEQPEGQPTNAPR